The Maniola hyperantus chromosome 2, iAphHyp1.2, whole genome shotgun sequence genome includes a region encoding these proteins:
- the LOC117987882 gene encoding cell division cycle-associated protein 3-like, which yields MGSNTSKSSTETAAVSQNNEFDKDVSSNPDPRSPTPEITRTPLQNKNGAKHNITKNVDLRKTFESNTAEGKLIHNNPILSAVIKNHLQSYDPRSPTHDFERTPIVITNNIDEDTKKRLHKLEDNTCGSPCLNNDSIDNNTYDSSFEVEQESPDLVLPKKLYDKFIDLALNDTLKETDEPLGSSTASNEVIENELSSKPTTLLETDFEYVKTEKEKSQEYNGEIETVDECIQISENVKNIPLFKIITEDPRSPSIGIERTPIIVAKKEDTLGDGNVEEMSDNSLIKALQNTNTELRQSNVPDKYSEGILIYEDESDSLNDTPKKSKSASSSGPRTPLSCMKNKNDAAHRSKSSNTLYDTKNKDKLQKRVSHIPRLKSLINQPKYGHSGSSVSLKNATKPAISGDCENTPPHSHRDKWDKDNSIVL from the exons ATGGGAAGTAATACGAGTAAATCAAGTACAGAGACAGCTGCAGTTTCCCAAAACAACGAATTCGACAAGGACGTAAGCAGCAATCCGGATCCTCGTTCTCCTACGCCTGAAATAACTCGGACTCCACTGCAG AATAAAAATGGTGCAAAGCATAATATAACTAAGAATGTTGACCTGAGAAAAACATTTGAAAGTAATACAGCAGAAGGAAAACTTATTCATAATAACCCAATTCTATCCGCAGTTATAAAAAATCATTTGCAGTCCTACGATCCTCGGTCCCCAACACATGACTTTGAAAGGACTCCTATAGTTATAACAAATAATATTGACGAAGACACAAAAAAAAGACTCCATAAACTTGAGGACAATACTTGTGGAAGCCCATGTCTTAATAATGATAGTATTGACAATAACACTTATGATTCTTCTTTTGAAGTAGAACAAGAAAGTCCAGATTTAGTACTTCCTAAAAAATTATATGATAAATTCATTGACTTGGCTCTTAATGACACACTTAAGGAAACAGATGAGCCATTAGGATCATCAACTGCTTCCAATGAAGTCATTGAAAATGAGTTGTCATCTAAGCCTACCACACTGTTGGAAACTGATTTTGAATATGTGAAAACTGAAAAAGAAAAGTCACAGGAATACAATGGGGAAATTGAAACTGTTGATGAATGTATACAGATATCCGAGAATGTCAAAAATATTCCTTTGTTTAAAATTATCACAGAGGACCCTAGGTCTCCATCTATAGGTATTGAAAGAACTCCAATTATTGTTGCCAAAAAGGAAGACACACTTGGTGATGGTAATGTTGAGGAAATGTCAGATAATTCATTGATTAAAGCATTACAAAACACAAACACTGAACTCAGACAAAGCAATGTTCCAGACAAGTACTCTGAAGGTATTCTTATTTATGAGGACGAATCTGACTCTCTAAATGATACACCTAAAAAATCTAAGTCAGCAAGCAGCAGTGGACCTAGAACTCCATTATCatgcatgaaaaataaaaatgatgcaGCTCATAGATCCAAATCAAGTAATACTTTGTACGATACCAAAAATAAAGACAAGTTACAAAAAAGAGTTTCTCATATTCCAAGATTGAAGTCTTTGATCAATCAACCCAAGTATGGTCACTCAGGAAGCAGTGTATCACTGAAGAATGCAACTAAACCTGCTATTAGTGGTGACTGCGAGAACACTCCACCACACTCTCACCGAGACAAATGGGACAAAGATAATAGTATTGTACTGTGA